From one Candidatus Zixiibacteriota bacterium genomic stretch:
- a CDS encoding cold shock domain-containing protein: MPIGKVKWFNEKKGFGFINTDEKSNTDIFVHYSSIKGNGFKSLYTGDEVVFELIDGARGLQAQNVSKIH; the protein is encoded by the coding sequence ATGCCTATTGGTAAGGTTAAATGGTTTAATGAAAAAAAGGGTTTTGGCTTTATAAATACCGATGAAAAGAGCAACACAGATATTTTTGTACATTACTCCTCAATCAAAGGTAATGGCTTCAAATCGCTGTATACAGGCGATGAAGTAGTTTTTGAGCTTATCGATGGAGCCCGGGGATTACAGGCGCAAAACGTTAGTAAAATCCATTGA